From one Meiothermus sp. CFH 77666 genomic stretch:
- a CDS encoding PIN domain-containing protein, producing MNPRYLIDTNLLIYPLDARDPKKQKKTAEVLLRLAQEGRAALPVQALSEIASVALRRLSPPLEAEPVRLEIEWLMLAFPVLPLTAPVVLEALRGVAQHRLSYYDAQVWATARLYQVPVVLSEDFAMGAVLEGVRFVNPLVQKF from the coding sequence TTGAACCCCCGCTATCTGATTGACACCAACCTTCTCATCTACCCCCTAGATGCCCGCGACCCCAAGAAGCAGAAAAAGACCGCCGAAGTGCTTCTGAGGCTGGCCCAGGAGGGGCGGGCCGCCCTGCCGGTGCAGGCCTTGAGCGAGATTGCCAGCGTGGCCCTGCGCCGGCTTTCGCCACCGCTCGAGGCCGAACCGGTTCGGTTGGAGATCGAGTGGCTGATGCTGGCCTTTCCCGTGCTCCCCCTGACCGCACCGGTGGTGCTGGAGGCCCTGCGGGGGGTGGCTCAGCACCGTCTGAGCTACTACGACGCCCAGGTCTGGGCCACCGCCCGGCTATACCAGGTGCCGGTGGTTCTCTCGGAGGACTTTGCTATGGGGGCCGTGCTGGAGGGGGTGCGGTTTGTAAACCCGCTGGTGCAGAAATTTTAG